The following are encoded together in the Anabrus simplex isolate iqAnaSimp1 chromosome 5, ASM4041472v1, whole genome shotgun sequence genome:
- the LOC136874492 gene encoding probable palmitoyltransferase ZDHHC24 — MKIRKRFLPRTPADCGAFFFVLFMVPSTYWFELFIVLPAMYTPMSFWYIIHFICGTFIMVNITSNFLAIVLADSSINGELMPSTIEPNNRFCSVCETIAPPRSWHCDVCKTCILKRDHHCMFTGCCIGHFNHRYFIVFVLYVFLGALYSSYFNCFFVWNILDFTSPLTLLKFVFPLAMIIFDLDASEKQCYLLLFIINLLATVFTGALLWFHGDLVLKGIVTYEKNHHIADYDLGKKENIKVVFGKRWYIAWLFPFIVSELPHDGIKWTPNNLIRTEGIKNR; from the coding sequence atgaaaataagaaagagaTTTCTGCCGAGAACTCCAGCAGATTGTGGAGCCTTCTTTTTCGTGCTCTTCATGGTACCTTCTACTTATTGGTTTGAACTATTTATTGTTCTGCCTGCGATGTATACACCGATGTCGTTTTGGTATATAATACATTTTATCTGTGGTACCTTCATCATGGTGAATATTACTAGTAACTTCTTAGCTATAGTCCTTGCCGATTCTAGCATCAACGGGGAACTCATGCCATCCACAATTGAACCGAATAACAGGTTTTGTTCTGTTTGTGAAACTATTGCACCTCCCAGATCTTGGCATTGTGATGTCTGTAAAACCTGCATTTTAAAACGCGATCATCATTGTATGTTTACTGGTTGCTGTATCGGACATTTTAACCATCGTTATTTCATCGTGTTCGTACTGTATGTGTTTCTTGGAGCGTTATATAGCTCCTACTTCAACTGCTTTTTTGTGTGGAATATACTGGATTTTACATCTCCACTGAcattgttaaaattcgtatttccTTTGGCTATGATCATTTTTGATCTGGATGCATCTGAAAAGCAATGTTATTTGCTACTTTTCATCATCAATCTATTAGCCACAGTGTTTACTGGTGCACTTCTGTGGTTTCATGGTGATTTGGTCCTGAAAGGAATCGTTACGTATGAGAAGAATCATCATATCGCTGATTATGATCTtggtaaaaaagaaaatataaaagttgTATTTGGAAAACGATGGTACATAGCTTGGTTATTTCCATTCATTGTATCGGAGTTACCTCACGATGGAATTAAATGGACTCCTAATAATTTGATTAGAACAGAGGGCATAAAGAATAGGTAA